The following proteins are encoded in a genomic region of Streptomyces sp. NBC_01723:
- a CDS encoding MFS transporter — MAVVRDLRVLLRLKGFRRLLAVRLLSQGADGVYQVALATYVVFSPEKQTSPAAVASAMAVLLLPYSLVGPFAGALLDRWRRRQVFLYGNLLRAVLASVTAVLMIASVPDWLFYVSALCVTAVNRFVLAGLSAALPRVVDAERLVIANSLSPTAGTLAATAGGGLAFVVRLVIADSDAAVVLLGAALYLCGALASLRIAVELLGPDPGRIPPRVASALAGTARDLVAGVRHLAAPARREAAWALAGMTLMRFCYGALLVMLLMLCRYALASDTEEGLALLGLALGVSGAGFFAAAVVTPWAAGRLGPGRWMAVCAAAATVLVPVLGLPFATVPLLAAAFVLGLTTQGAKIATDTVVQFSVDDSFRGRIFSVYDVLFNVAFVGAAGVAALILPADGRSVPLVLTVAVIYGAVAAAMARFESQ, encoded by the coding sequence ATGGCCGTCGTCCGTGACCTGCGCGTCCTGCTGCGCCTGAAGGGCTTTCGGCGCCTGCTCGCCGTGCGCCTGCTCTCCCAGGGCGCCGACGGCGTCTACCAGGTCGCGCTCGCCACCTACGTCGTCTTCTCCCCGGAGAAGCAGACCTCGCCCGCCGCCGTCGCCTCCGCGATGGCGGTCCTGCTGCTCCCCTACTCCCTGGTGGGCCCCTTCGCGGGCGCCCTGCTGGACCGCTGGCGCCGCCGCCAGGTCTTCCTGTACGGCAACCTGCTGCGCGCCGTGCTGGCCTCGGTGACGGCGGTACTGATGATCGCCTCCGTCCCGGACTGGCTCTTCTACGTCTCCGCGCTCTGCGTCACCGCCGTCAACCGCTTCGTCCTCGCGGGACTGTCCGCCGCGCTGCCCCGGGTGGTCGACGCCGAGCGCCTGGTGATCGCCAACTCCCTCTCCCCGACGGCCGGCACCCTCGCCGCGACGGCGGGCGGCGGCCTGGCCTTCGTCGTACGCCTCGTGATCGCGGACTCCGACGCGGCCGTGGTGCTGCTCGGCGCGGCCCTGTACCTCTGCGGGGCACTCGCCTCGCTGCGCATCGCCGTCGAGCTGCTGGGCCCCGACCCCGGGCGCATCCCGCCGCGGGTCGCCTCCGCGCTCGCCGGCACCGCCCGCGACCTGGTGGCAGGGGTACGCCACCTCGCCGCACCCGCTCGCCGGGAGGCGGCCTGGGCGCTCGCGGGCATGACCCTTATGCGCTTCTGCTACGGCGCCCTGCTGGTCATGCTGCTGATGCTGTGCCGGTACGCCCTGGCCTCGGACACGGAGGAAGGGCTCGCCCTGCTGGGGCTGGCTCTCGGTGTCTCCGGGGCGGGCTTCTTCGCGGCCGCGGTCGTCACCCCCTGGGCGGCGGGGCGGCTGGGGCCGGGCCGCTGGATGGCCGTGTGCGCGGCCGCGGCCACGGTGCTGGTGCCGGTACTCGGCCTGCCGTTCGCCACGGTGCCGCTGCTCGCGGCGGCGTTCGTGCTGGGCCTGACTACGCAGGGGGCGAAGATCGCGACCGACACGGTCGTGCAGTTCTCGGTCGACGACTCCTTCCGCGGCAGGATCTTCTCCGTCTACGACGTGCTGTTCAACGTCGCCTTCGTCGGCGCCGCCGGGGTGGCCGCGCTGATACTGCCGGCGGACGGCCGGTCGGTGCCGCTGGTGTTGACGGTTGCCGTGATTTACGGAGCGGTTGCTGCGGCTATGGCCCGGTTTGAGAGCCAGTAA
- a CDS encoding LppU/SCO3897 family protein, with protein MTTQPPPQGNPFAQGQPQAPQQPQGQNPYAQGQQGFPQQPGQPGVPPQGAPYAPIPPEPARRKPSFKMIKNIVIAVIVVGVAVGGYIASRDDAEQAAVGDCLKSASSSSDRMEVVDCSSSESEGKVLKKVKGHFTSISAETECRKVDGATGFYAETGDGEEFLLCLGEA; from the coding sequence GTGACCACTCAGCCGCCGCCGCAGGGCAACCCGTTCGCCCAGGGCCAGCCGCAGGCTCCGCAGCAGCCCCAGGGACAGAACCCCTACGCGCAGGGGCAGCAGGGCTTCCCGCAGCAGCCCGGTCAGCCCGGCGTCCCCCCGCAGGGCGCGCCGTACGCGCCGATCCCGCCGGAGCCGGCCCGCCGCAAGCCGAGCTTCAAGATGATCAAGAACATCGTCATCGCTGTGATCGTCGTGGGTGTCGCGGTGGGCGGGTACATCGCCAGCCGGGACGACGCCGAGCAGGCAGCCGTGGGTGACTGCCTGAAGTCCGCGTCGTCGTCCTCGGACCGCATGGAGGTCGTGGACTGCTCCTCCTCGGAGTCCGAGGGCAAGGTCCTCAAGAAGGTCAAGGGGCACTTCACCTCGATCAGCGCCGAGACCGAGTGCCGGAAGGTCGATGGAGCCACTGGCTTCTACGCCGAGACCGGCGACGGAGAAGAGTTCCTGCTCTGCCTCGGCGAGGCCTGA
- a CDS encoding CCA tRNA nucleotidyltransferase, whose amino-acid sequence MPNVNEASPSALSPEPSPAMREPLRVAPVADELARRFQEAGFSLALVGGSVRDALLGRLGNDLDFTTDARPQDVLAIVRPWADAVWEVGIAFGTVGAQKDGYQIEVTTYRSEAYDRTSRKPEVSYGDSIEDDLVRRDFTVNAMAVALPEKEFIDPHGGLDDLAARVLRTPGTPEDSFSDDPLRMMRAARFAAQLDFEVAPEVVAAMKDMAGRIDIVSAERVREELNKLVLSSHPRKGLTLLVESGLADRVLPELPALRLERDEHHRHKDVYDHTLIVLEQAMALESEGPDLTLRLAALLHDIGKPRTRRFESDGRVSFHHHEVVGAKMTKKRMTALKYSNDLVKDVSRLVELHLRFHGYGTGEWTDSAVRRYVRDAGPLLDRLHKLTRSDCTTRNKRKASALARAYDGLEDRIAQLQQQEELDAIRPDLDGNQIMEILGVPPGPAVGQAYKHLLELRLENGPMEHDAAVAALKDWWAQRVESA is encoded by the coding sequence GTGCCGAACGTCAACGAAGCCAGCCCCAGCGCCCTGAGCCCGGAGCCGTCCCCCGCGATGCGCGAACCACTGCGGGTCGCCCCCGTCGCCGACGAACTTGCCCGCCGTTTCCAGGAGGCCGGGTTCTCTCTCGCCCTGGTCGGCGGCTCGGTCCGGGACGCGTTGCTCGGCCGGCTCGGCAACGATCTGGACTTCACGACCGACGCCCGTCCCCAGGACGTACTGGCGATCGTGCGCCCCTGGGCGGACGCCGTCTGGGAGGTCGGGATCGCCTTCGGGACGGTCGGGGCGCAGAAGGACGGCTACCAGATCGAGGTGACGACCTACCGCTCCGAGGCGTACGACCGCACCTCGCGCAAGCCGGAGGTGTCCTACGGCGACTCCATCGAGGACGACCTCGTCCGGCGCGACTTCACGGTGAACGCGATGGCGGTCGCGCTTCCGGAGAAGGAGTTCATCGATCCGCACGGCGGGCTCGACGACCTCGCGGCGCGTGTGCTGCGCACTCCGGGCACTCCGGAGGACTCCTTCTCGGACGACCCGTTGCGGATGATGCGAGCCGCGCGCTTCGCGGCGCAGCTCGACTTCGAGGTCGCGCCCGAGGTGGTGGCCGCCATGAAGGACATGGCCGGCCGTATCGACATCGTCTCGGCCGAGCGGGTCCGGGAGGAGCTGAACAAGCTCGTCCTCTCCTCGCACCCCCGCAAGGGACTGACCCTGCTGGTGGAGAGCGGCCTCGCGGACCGGGTCCTGCCCGAGCTGCCGGCGCTGCGCCTGGAGCGTGACGAGCACCACCGGCACAAGGACGTCTACGACCACACGCTCATCGTCCTGGAGCAGGCGATGGCCCTGGAGAGCGAGGGTCCCGATCTGACCCTCCGCCTGGCCGCCCTGCTGCACGACATCGGCAAGCCCCGCACGCGCCGCTTCGAGAGCGACGGCCGGGTCTCCTTCCACCACCACGAGGTGGTCGGGGCCAAGATGACCAAGAAGCGCATGACCGCGCTCAAGTACTCCAACGACCTGGTGAAGGACGTCTCCCGCCTGGTCGAGCTGCACCTGCGCTTCCACGGCTACGGCACGGGCGAGTGGACGGATTCAGCGGTCCGCCGGTACGTCCGTGACGCCGGCCCGCTGCTCGACCGACTCCACAAGCTGACCCGGTCCGACTGCACGACCCGCAACAAGCGCAAGGCATCGGCTCTCGCACGCGCGTATGACGGCCTGGAGGACCGGATCGCCCAGCTCCAGCAGCAGGAGGAACTGGACGCGATCCGCCCCGACCTGGACGGCAACCAGATCATGGAGATCCTCGGAGTTCCCCCCGGCCCGGCCGTCGGCCAGGCCTACAAGCACCTGCTGGAACTCCGCCTGGAGAACGGCCCGATGGAGCACGACGCGGCGGTGGCTGCGCTCAAGGACTGGTGGGCGCAGCGCGTGGAATCCGCATGA
- a CDS encoding DUF6049 family protein produces MAEAADFQGTSPSPARRWLRRTTALLAGAPLLAGLVQLPTAGAAHADGKPSARADGDSGPVAVAVDSLTPSAPTDGDTVTVSGTVTNNGKQAVTDAHVGLRVGPEVDTRSSVDSIAKESDNLQGSIAPEIENKYTEKFSKLVPGVAEHFNISVPADDLNLGEDGVYEFAVSLSGQTSAQPWEQILGIQRTFLPWQPGGADTKTKTTALWPLISTTHMAAETGPNEEQTPVLLNDDLAKEISPGGRLNQMLTLGKDLDVTWVVDPDLLASVDAMTGSYRVRDGENTVAGTHQDVAKQWLADLQDAVADKEVVALPFADPDLASLAHNGTDVTGSLSQLKSATDVIEDTVGTILHVKPSTEFAWPVDGAVDRSIVKVATSAGADKVIARSDSLQESNGLSYTPSAARPVGGGTTAVVADARLSTAFEGDLTKASSSTLAVQRFLAQSLGLGLQTGKQRSVVIAPQRMPSGSQARAMAEALRALQGSTWSESQKLGAAAGAKPDPDATTKVPGTSSYPSELRKNELPRSAFEEIARTQGTLDNFQVVLSNPSRVVTPFGRALNREMSVSWRGRTTEAESFRDGVKRYLDGLTGRVRLIDKSETKLSGRSATIPVTVQNNLVQDVGPLVLRLTSTNPTRLEIDGDRYEEQPISVSGGHSQSVKFPTSANANGRATVIAQLYTMDGRKYGKPVTFDVKVTEITATVMLVIGGGVLLLVLAGFRMYTQRKRAAARDAEKNGSDGSEAPEDPEDGPENPDGTEGRLKKESEAPARAGDPEQPSDPTPNAATESTDPSGTGERVDR; encoded by the coding sequence GTGGCCGAGGCGGCAGACTTCCAGGGGACCAGTCCCTCACCTGCCCGCCGGTGGCTCCGGCGCACCACGGCACTGCTCGCCGGGGCGCCGCTGCTGGCCGGCCTGGTCCAGCTGCCCACGGCCGGCGCGGCACACGCCGACGGCAAGCCGTCCGCCCGGGCCGACGGCGATTCGGGCCCGGTGGCCGTCGCCGTCGACTCGCTGACCCCCTCGGCGCCCACGGACGGGGACACGGTGACCGTGTCCGGCACCGTCACCAACAACGGCAAGCAGGCCGTCACCGACGCCCACGTGGGCCTGCGCGTGGGCCCCGAGGTGGACACCCGCTCGTCCGTCGACTCGATCGCCAAGGAGAGCGACAACCTCCAGGGGTCCATCGCCCCGGAGATCGAGAACAAATACACCGAGAAGTTCTCCAAGCTGGTCCCGGGCGTGGCCGAGCACTTCAACATCTCCGTGCCCGCCGACGACCTGAACCTCGGCGAGGACGGCGTCTACGAATTCGCCGTCTCGCTCTCCGGGCAGACCTCCGCACAGCCGTGGGAGCAGATCCTCGGCATCCAGCGGACCTTCCTGCCGTGGCAGCCCGGTGGGGCCGACACCAAGACGAAGACGACGGCCCTGTGGCCGCTGATCTCCACCACGCACATGGCCGCCGAGACGGGGCCGAACGAGGAGCAGACCCCGGTCCTCCTCAATGACGACCTGGCCAAGGAGATCTCCCCCGGCGGCCGGCTGAACCAGATGCTGACGCTGGGCAAGGATCTCGACGTCACCTGGGTGGTCGACCCGGACCTGCTGGCCTCCGTCGACGCGATGACCGGCAGCTACCGCGTCCGGGACGGCGAGAACACCGTCGCCGGAACCCATCAGGACGTCGCCAAGCAGTGGCTCGCCGACTTGCAGGACGCGGTGGCCGACAAGGAGGTCGTCGCCCTCCCCTTCGCCGACCCCGACCTGGCGTCCCTGGCCCACAACGGCACGGACGTCACCGGCTCACTGAGCCAGCTGAAAAGCGCCACGGACGTGATCGAAGACACGGTCGGGACAATCCTCCACGTGAAGCCGAGCACCGAGTTCGCCTGGCCGGTGGACGGCGCCGTCGACCGGTCGATCGTCAAGGTCGCGACCTCCGCCGGCGCCGACAAGGTGATCGCCCGCAGCGACAGCCTCCAGGAGAGCAACGGTCTCTCGTACACGCCGTCCGCCGCCCGCCCCGTCGGCGGCGGCACCACGGCCGTCGTCGCGGACGCCCGGCTGTCCACGGCGTTCGAGGGCGACCTGACGAAGGCGTCCTCGTCCACGCTGGCGGTGCAGCGGTTCCTCGCCCAGAGCCTGGGCCTGGGCCTCCAGACCGGGAAGCAGCGCAGCGTGGTCATCGCACCGCAGCGCATGCCGTCCGGGAGCCAGGCACGCGCGATGGCCGAGGCGCTGCGCGCGCTGCAGGGGAGCACCTGGTCCGAGTCCCAGAAACTGGGGGCCGCCGCGGGGGCCAAGCCGGACCCGGACGCCACCACGAAGGTTCCGGGGACCTCGTCGTACCCCTCGGAACTGCGCAAGAACGAGCTGCCGCGGTCGGCGTTCGAGGAGATCGCCCGGACCCAGGGCACGCTCGACAACTTCCAGGTCGTCCTGTCCAACCCGTCCCGCGTGGTGACTCCCTTCGGACGCGCCCTCAACCGGGAGATGTCCGTGTCCTGGCGGGGCCGGACCACCGAGGCGGAGTCGTTCCGCGACGGCGTGAAGCGTTACCTCGACGGGCTCACCGGCCGGGTCAGACTGATCGACAAGTCCGAGACCAAGCTCTCCGGGCGCAGCGCCACCATCCCGGTGACGGTGCAGAACAACCTGGTGCAGGACGTCGGGCCCCTGGTTCTACGGCTCACCTCGACCAACCCGACGCGCCTGGAGATCGACGGCGACCGGTACGAGGAGCAGCCGATCTCGGTCTCCGGCGGCCACAGCCAGTCGGTGAAGTTCCCCACGTCCGCCAATGCCAACGGCCGGGCGACGGTGATCGCCCAGCTGTACACGATGGACGGACGCAAGTACGGCAAGCCCGTCACCTTCGACGTGAAGGTCACCGAGATCACGGCCACCGTGATGCTCGTCATCGGCGGCGGTGTCCTGCTGCTCGTCCTCGCCGGCTTCCGGATGTACACGCAGCGCAAGCGCGCCGCGGCCCGGGACGCCGAGAAGAACGGTTCCGACGGGTCGGAGGCGCCCGAGGACCCCGAAGACGGACCGGAGAACCCGGACGGCACCGAGGGGCGTCTCAAGAAGGAGTCCGAGGCACCGGCCCGGGCAGGCGACCCCGAGCAGCCGAGTGACCCGACACCAAACGCCGCAACGGAAAGCACGGACCCGTCCGGCACGGGTGAGAGAGTGGACCGTTGA
- the murJ gene encoding murein biosynthesis integral membrane protein MurJ, with protein MNAPYDGDRGRSADGSGHPEGPPQDPRQTPPQPPADMYLQDAYDQDPYRAQDLSAQDPVSEALYDRAAHPPPPPGAYPQQPLYSQPAQSPHAPDPRVWGQTPAPEPEGPTQYLPYGDDPRTTQFVGVDDLVTQAGDQRHEPDAFAHLFRDQQQGGGHPSYDDHAGVPAPAQAPGPYGAPQGPAPYGGPEGPTQYGGPQGPAPYGGPQGPAQYGGPQGPAQYGGPQGPAQYGAPQGTGPYGNPPAPGQYGGPAPGHEQHAPPAPGQYAVAPTPEAAEAPLVEPEPASAAAPAGAAKKGGRAGGLLKSSAVMAAGTMVSRLTGFIRSALIVSALGVGLLGDTFQVAYQLPTMIYILTVGGGLNSVFVPQLVRAMKDDEDGGEAFANRLLTLVMVALGALTVITVFAAPLLIRLLSNPVASDPAANEVGITFVRYFLPSIFFMGLHVVMGQILNARGRFGAMMWTPVLNNIVIIVTLGMFIWVYGTAENSGMKVTSIPPEGEKLLGIGVLLGLVVQSLAMIPYLRETGFRLRPRFDWKGHGLGKAVTLAKWTVLFVLANQAGAMIVIQLSTAAGKASPVDGTGFAAYANAQLIWGLPQAIITVSLMAALLPRISRSASEEDGGAVRDDISQGLRTTAVAIVPVSFAFVALGIPMCTLMFGSSGTGEATNMGYMLMAFGLGLIPYSVQYVVLRAFYAYEDTRTPFYNTVIVAVVNAAASGLCFLLLPARWAVVGMAASYGLAYVIGVGIAWRRLRKRLGGDLDGARVLRTYARLCIASVPAVLLSGAACYAITRSLGQGVVGSFAALLAGGLLLFGVFFVAARRMRIEEVNSLVGMVRGRLGR; from the coding sequence ATGAACGCGCCGTACGACGGTGACCGCGGTCGGTCCGCGGACGGCTCGGGCCACCCCGAGGGCCCGCCGCAGGACCCCCGTCAGACGCCGCCGCAGCCGCCCGCGGACATGTACCTCCAGGACGCCTACGACCAGGATCCCTACCGGGCACAGGACCTCTCCGCCCAGGACCCGGTCTCCGAGGCGCTCTACGACCGCGCCGCGCACCCCCCGCCGCCGCCGGGCGCGTACCCGCAGCAGCCGTTGTACTCCCAGCCCGCCCAGTCGCCGCATGCCCCCGACCCGCGCGTCTGGGGGCAGACCCCGGCCCCCGAACCGGAGGGCCCGACGCAGTATCTGCCGTACGGCGACGACCCGCGGACCACCCAGTTCGTCGGCGTGGACGACCTGGTCACCCAGGCCGGTGACCAACGCCACGAGCCGGACGCCTTCGCGCACCTCTTCCGCGACCAGCAGCAGGGCGGCGGCCACCCCTCGTACGACGACCACGCCGGCGTACCCGCACCCGCCCAGGCACCGGGGCCGTACGGCGCTCCCCAGGGCCCGGCCCCGTACGGCGGCCCCGAGGGCCCCACCCAGTACGGCGGCCCCCAGGGCCCGGCCCCGTACGGCGGCCCGCAGGGACCGGCGCAGTACGGCGGCCCGCAGGGACCGGCGCAGTACGGCGGCCCGCAGGGACCGGCCCAGTACGGAGCCCCGCAAGGGACCGGCCCCTACGGAAACCCTCCGGCACCCGGCCAGTACGGCGGCCCGGCACCGGGGCATGAGCAGCACGCGCCACCCGCTCCCGGCCAGTACGCGGTCGCCCCGACCCCGGAAGCGGCCGAGGCCCCCCTCGTGGAGCCCGAGCCGGCTTCCGCGGCCGCTCCGGCCGGCGCGGCCAAGAAGGGCGGTCGCGCGGGTGGCCTCCTGAAGTCGAGCGCCGTGATGGCCGCGGGCACGATGGTGTCGCGGCTGACGGGGTTCATCCGGTCGGCGCTGATCGTCTCGGCTCTGGGCGTCGGGTTGCTCGGAGACACCTTCCAGGTCGCCTACCAGCTGCCCACGATGATCTACATCCTCACCGTCGGCGGCGGCCTCAACTCTGTCTTCGTACCGCAGCTCGTCAGGGCGATGAAGGACGACGAGGACGGTGGCGAGGCCTTCGCCAACCGTCTGCTGACCCTCGTCATGGTGGCGCTGGGCGCCCTGACCGTGATCACCGTCTTCGCCGCACCCCTGCTGATCCGGCTGCTGTCCAACCCTGTCGCCAGTGACCCGGCCGCGAACGAGGTCGGTATCACCTTCGTCCGCTACTTCCTGCCGTCGATCTTCTTCATGGGCCTCCATGTGGTGATGGGGCAGATCCTCAACGCCCGCGGCAGGTTCGGCGCGATGATGTGGACGCCGGTCCTCAACAACATCGTCATCATCGTGACCCTGGGGATGTTCATCTGGGTCTACGGCACCGCAGAGAACTCGGGGATGAAGGTCACCAGCATCCCGCCGGAGGGCGAGAAGCTGCTCGGTATCGGGGTGCTGCTGGGCCTCGTCGTCCAGTCCCTGGCCATGATCCCCTACCTGCGAGAGACGGGGTTCCGGCTCCGCCCGCGCTTCGACTGGAAGGGCCACGGACTCGGCAAGGCCGTCACCCTCGCCAAGTGGACGGTCCTGTTCGTGCTCGCCAACCAGGCCGGCGCCATGATCGTCATTCAGCTCTCCACCGCGGCCGGCAAGGCCTCGCCCGTCGACGGCACCGGCTTCGCCGCCTACGCGAACGCGCAATTGATCTGGGGCCTGCCCCAGGCCATCATCACCGTCTCCCTGATGGCCGCCCTGTTGCCCCGCATCTCCCGCTCGGCGTCCGAGGAGGACGGCGGAGCGGTGCGGGACGACATCTCCCAGGGCCTGCGCACCACAGCCGTCGCCATCGTCCCTGTGTCCTTCGCATTCGTCGCGCTCGGCATTCCGATGTGCACGCTCATGTTCGGTTCCTCGGGCACCGGCGAGGCCACCAACATGGGCTACATGCTGATGGCCTTCGGCCTCGGCCTCATCCCGTACTCCGTCCAGTACGTCGTCCTGCGCGCCTTCTACGCCTACGAGGACACCCGGACGCCCTTCTACAACACGGTCATCGTGGCCGTGGTCAACGCCGCCGCCTCGGGACTCTGTTTCCTCCTGCTGCCAGCGCGCTGGGCCGTGGTCGGCATGGCCGCCTCCTACGGCCTGGCCTACGTGATCGGTGTGGGCATCGCCTGGCGCAGGCTGCGCAAGCGGCTCGGCGGCGACCTCGACGGCGCCCGGGTGCTGCGGACGTATGCCCGGCTGTGCATCGCGTCCGTCCCGGCCGTCCTGCTCAGTGGCGCGGCCTGCTACGCCATCACCAGGTCGCTCGGTCAGGGTGTCGTGGGATCGTTCGCCGCGCTGCTGGCCGGCGGGCTACTGCTGTTCGGTGTCTTCTTCGTCGCCGCCCGCCGGATGCGCATCGAGGAGGTCAACTCTCTGGTCGGCATGGTGCGCGGACGCCTGGGACGCTGA
- a CDS encoding serine/threonine protein kinase, whose translation MAERSTAAVDVADNSGDEPLTAQADQSTADGVANNRERDTDSDEAQGTPTSEETGKASPPELHSGHKLARRYRLEECVTRLDGFSSWRAVDEKLRRAVGVHILPTDHTRARSVLAAARSSALLGDPRFVQVLDAVEDNDLVYVVHEWLPDATELTALLASGPLEVYDAYQMVSQVSSAMAAAHREGLAHLRLSPNAVLRTSSGQWRIRGLAVNAALRGISSASPQRTDTEAIGALLYATLTQRWPYETDAHGLAGLPKDIGLIPPDQVRAGVHRGLSELAMRALANDGATASRHEAPCTTPEELVKAIGEMPRIRPPEPSYTAPPDYQRTAYQQGAYGRPAPRPGATQAVQAPPPPLQSRTGKALKWSVSALLIAALGLGSWQLADALMERGGKSDDQNQTQTTDGDNDKSTKKPVSGPIAIASAHDFDPFGDDGSEYPENVSKAYDGSPSTYWQTSHYASADFGRLKPGVGIVVDLGKVQQVGKVAVSFGGDTSVELRAGGDTDSEPQSFKGYTKVAGGSGTTVDLKPDEALRTRYLLVWLTELPLTDGQFRGRVADIKVTS comes from the coding sequence GTGGCGGAACGGAGCACAGCTGCCGTCGACGTGGCAGACAACAGCGGTGATGAGCCGCTGACCGCACAGGCGGACCAGTCCACGGCCGACGGGGTGGCCAACAACCGGGAGCGGGACACGGACAGCGACGAGGCACAGGGGACCCCCACGAGCGAGGAAACCGGCAAGGCCTCGCCTCCCGAACTGCACAGCGGGCACAAGCTCGCCAGACGCTACCGCCTCGAGGAGTGCGTCACCCGTCTGGACGGCTTCAGCAGTTGGCGGGCCGTCGACGAGAAGCTCCGCCGCGCCGTCGGAGTCCACATCCTGCCGACCGACCACACGCGGGCCCGCTCCGTGCTGGCCGCGGCACGCTCCTCCGCGCTGCTCGGCGATCCCCGCTTCGTCCAGGTGCTGGACGCCGTCGAGGACAACGATCTCGTCTACGTCGTCCACGAGTGGCTCCCCGACGCCACGGAGCTGACCGCGCTCCTCGCCTCCGGCCCGCTGGAGGTGTACGACGCCTACCAGATGGTCAGTCAGGTGTCCTCCGCCATGGCGGCCGCCCACCGTGAGGGCCTCGCCCATCTGCGGCTGAGCCCCAACGCGGTGCTGCGTACGTCGTCGGGGCAGTGGCGGATCCGCGGCCTCGCTGTCAACGCCGCACTGCGCGGCATCAGTTCCGCGTCCCCCCAGCGCACCGACACGGAGGCCATCGGCGCCCTGCTGTACGCCACGCTCACCCAGCGCTGGCCGTACGAGACCGACGCCCACGGTCTGGCCGGTCTGCCCAAGGACATCGGTCTGATCCCCCCGGACCAGGTCCGCGCGGGCGTCCACCGCGGTCTGTCCGAACTGGCCATGCGGGCGCTCGCCAACGACGGCGCGACCGCCTCCCGGCACGAGGCCCCGTGCACCACGCCGGAGGAGCTGGTGAAGGCGATCGGCGAGATGCCCCGCATCCGCCCGCCGGAGCCCTCGTACACCGCACCGCCCGACTACCAGCGCACCGCCTATCAGCAGGGTGCGTACGGCCGTCCGGCACCGCGCCCCGGCGCCACCCAGGCGGTGCAGGCGCCGCCGCCCCCGCTGCAGAGCCGTACCGGCAAGGCGCTGAAGTGGAGCGTCTCCGCTCTGCTGATCGCCGCCCTCGGCCTGGGCAGCTGGCAGCTGGCGGACGCGCTCATGGAGCGCGGCGGCAAGTCCGACGACCAGAACCAGACGCAGACGACGGACGGCGACAACGACAAGAGCACGAAGAAGCCGGTCAGTGGGCCGATCGCCATCGCGAGCGCGCACGACTTCGACCCGTTCGGCGACGACGGGTCCGAGTACCCGGAGAACGTCAGCAAGGCCTACGACGGCAGCCCGAGCACGTACTGGCAGACAAGCCACTACGCGAGCGCCGACTTCGGGCGGCTCAAGCCGGGTGTGGGCATCGTCGTCGATCTGGGCAAGGTCCAGCAGGTCGGTAAGGTGGCCGTGTCGTTCGGTGGGGACACCTCGGTGGAGCTCCGGGCCGGCGGCGACACCGACTCGGAACCACAGTCCTTCAAGGGTTACACGAAGGTTGCCGGTGGCTCCGGCACAACGGTGGACCTCAAGCCGGACGAGGCCCTCCGGACCCGCTACCTACTGGTCTGGCTGACCGAGCTGCCGCTGACGGACGGGCAGTTCCGGGGCCGCGTCGCCGACATCAAGGTGACCAGCTGA
- the sigM gene encoding RNA polymerase sigma factor SigM codes for MAEGAGYDGVSDQDLLTRHVDGDPEAFGELVRRHRDRLWAVALRTLGDREEAADAVQDALVSAYRAAHTFRGQAAVTTWLHRITVNACLDRARKAASRKTSPVDDTERLEQLLEPHESASAPAERNDLHRQLLKALGTLPADQRAALVLVDMQGYPVAEAARILDVPTGTIKSRCARGRARLLPQLSHLRPEGSGGGGEDRKSGTERNRTPGTSVPPAAEPHRAGPPENGPSDSAAVKGGGGRA; via the coding sequence ATGGCGGAAGGCGCCGGGTACGACGGGGTGAGCGATCAGGATCTGCTCACCCGCCACGTCGACGGCGACCCCGAAGCCTTCGGTGAGCTCGTCCGTCGTCACCGCGACCGGCTCTGGGCCGTGGCTCTGCGGACGCTGGGAGACCGGGAGGAGGCGGCCGACGCCGTTCAGGACGCGCTCGTCTCCGCCTACCGGGCCGCCCACACCTTCCGCGGACAGGCGGCCGTCACGACGTGGCTGCACCGGATCACCGTGAACGCCTGTCTCGACCGGGCACGCAAGGCCGCTTCCCGGAAGACCTCCCCGGTCGACGACACCGAGCGCCTGGAGCAGCTCCTGGAGCCGCACGAGTCGGCCTCCGCCCCCGCCGAGCGCAACGACCTGCACCGCCAGCTGCTGAAGGCCCTGGGTACCTTGCCGGCCGACCAGCGAGCAGCCCTCGTCCTGGTGGACATGCAGGGATACCCCGTCGCCGAAGCCGCCCGGATCCTCGACGTACCGACCGGCACGATCAAGAGCAGGTGCGCCCGGGGCAGAGCCAGACTCCTGCCGCAGCTCTCCCATCTACGCCCGGAGGGCAGCGGCGGGGGCGGCGAGGACAGGAAGTCCGGCACCGAGCGGAACCGGACGCCGGGGACATCCGTCCCACCGGCAGCGGAACCGCACCGTGCGGGTCCGCCGGAGAACGGGCCGAGCGATTCAGCCGCAGTGAAGGGCGGAGGTGGACGAGCGTGA